A segment of the Salminus brasiliensis chromosome 1, fSalBra1.hap2, whole genome shotgun sequence genome:
cccttggctccataaagaaccatgttgttctatggcatcactcaaggaACACCTTCGTAACACCTCAAGTTGTAAGAGTGTagtttagtccaagactaggctgaCCTAGAAACATACTAAGCTGATACTAAGCCGATGACTTGACATCTATATATGTTGCTGTGCACGAAGGCCAGCGCTTGGTCCAACCGGAGCCGGTTTCCATAGACATGGACTATAGTGTCAATACTGAAACACCTCAGGGAATTCCTTTCAGAGTAGGTTTAGGCTTAATCCAGGTCTAAAAAAAACTGTTCCCTCTGAGGTTTGGATGCTGCTGTTAGCGTTAAGTGTCTCGTAAAGCTTATTAGCACGAAGAGCCTCACAGATGTTGATGCATTGACAAGGGTGCTAATAGATTTATGGAGCTGGTTTCCGAGGCAAAGACCTAGTCTAGTCCAGGACTAAACTGCAGCAGCAACGgtgaaccaccaccaccaccactggaAATGCGTTTCAAGTCCCAGCTTAATCTGGATCTGTCAAACTGGCCTGCAACAATGCAATGCATGGGAAGTTCTTGAGAGCACACAAGAGCATACAAGTTTGGGACCCTGGAgggtatttcacaaagcagttGGATCATTTCAGGCTAATGTCAAGACTGTCCAATAGATACATCCCTTTTCTTCATTCTGATGAGACAATCCTCAGAGTTAGGACTTAATTAGCCTGCTAACTTGGAAAGACTGTATTGGGTACGGCTTTTAGATGAGTTTGCATTttaagaagaaggagaagaaaagatgatgatgaagaagatgaagaagaaaaggaagagatgataattaaaaagaagaaaaagaagaagaaaagatgattacgaagaagaagaaaaaacaaaacgaataaagaggatgatgatgaagaagaagaagaagaagaagagaagaaaagttgtataaatggatggatgaggTGATGAAGAAGTTACCTTGGCTCAGCCTGACCAGCGCGGGCAGCCGGAACTTGGCCACCACGGCGTCCAGAGGCAGCGCCACCGAGCTCCAGGAAAGATCCGCCAGCAGCTCCATCCTCCAGCCCTCATCACGGGCGAAGAGAGAGGGAAACGAGGGAGGAGAAGAAACGGAGAGGAACGGGGGAACCGCCGGCTAGCGCCATGCTAAAGGtggacggagagagagagagcaccagaagaaggaggagaaggaggagagagagaggaagagagagaagggggggggacTTTTTTCCTCACGCGTTTTTGTTCCCACCCATATtccgacagagagagagagagagagagagagagagagagagagagagagagagagagagacacacacacagagagagagagagagagagagagagagagagagagagagagagagacacacacagagagagagagagagagagagagagagagagagagagagagacacacacagagagagagagagaggggagagagagagagacacacagagagagagagagagagagagagagagagagagagagagagagagagagacacagagagagagagagagagacagagagacagagagagagacacacacacacaaagagagagagagacagagagagagagagatgctctttcaattattgttttttttttgtcacatagagaaacacacacacacacacacacatacacacacactcgtatTAAGGAGTTTTCAGAGAGTGAGACATTTCCCCTCATCCTTTTCCCCCCACCTGTATTCCGGCAAGCCCCGCCTCCTGCGCTGGGATTGGCCACTAGTTCCTCCTCATGGTCAGCTCTGGAAACGCGTGTATGACTCCAGTAATTACAAAACACTGACCCTATAGCTCTGTTCAAGCAGATGTGCTGACCTCTTGCCCTCTTACCCATAGCAGATTAGAAAGCAGCTCGTTCACACCTGCTATTAACATCAGCCTCGGGGATCAGATCACAAGTACACTTGATTTGGTGACTGGAGTAAGAGCACTACATATGTCAGAAGTTTTTGTGTGTATAAttcttttataaaataaatagtcattataattctttaaaaaagtttacaaaaaatgaatggaaatactgtaaaataagTGATTACATAAATATCCATCCCCCTTAAAGTAAAGGTCCAGGCTGTTGGTGCTAGTATTCTCAGAATTGGTGAAATGcagatcacctgagtgcagtaaCTGGGTCCCAAGTGATTGTAGAGTTAAGACATCTGTCCAGAAGGTCAGATCCCTGGTTAATCAGTATCCCTGGCTACAAATGAAGACACTAATTGAAgaaatttaattattatataaaagttCAGTTAAGTATACCATTAagaattgtgtgtgtataaatttgCCTAGAGCAGACCTTCCTCACAAACTCTCAAGTATACTCTGAAGGAGTTAAACTGATGATGCCACCACAATGACTTACGGTGGGGACGGTGTGTTTGTGGCCATGTGGCGTGTTCGGTGTCCGACAAACATAGCGTCCAGTCTGGTGGTCAAAAAGCTCTATTTTCGGCTCATCAGACCAATGAACCTTCTTCCAGTTGACCTTGGAGTCCTGATTGGGAGCTCTGAACCCGGACAACAGTTGTCATATGGAGAGTCTCTCCCTTCTCAGCTGAGTAATCATAGGTGTCTTGGTAGCCTCCCTCACTAGTCCCCTTCATGCACGGTCACTCAATTTGAGAGGACGGCCTGCTGCAGGCAGATTTCCATGTGCCCTATTCTTTCCATTTCTTCATGATGTGGGATgttcagtgattttttttttgtattcatcCCCTGACAGACTTTTCTTGGAGTTGTGTGGAGTCTTCTATTGCAGCCaagaatactgattaaccagtgactggaccttccagacaggtgtctttacaCTACAATCACTTGAGACACACTCAGGTGCACTCAGGTGATTTTTGCTTCAGTAACTGTGAGACTACCCGCACCAACTGTTTGGACCGCTGTTGAATGAGGCcagtcactttaaagagggtgaatatttatgcaatttattattttatttgacagtTTTTAATAGTCCTGAATAATAATCAGGCCCTCTCTGGTATAGAAAGAGTGTCGAGTGTGACGCTCACTCTACCACCTAAGAATCGGCTATGGGCTGCAATGCTTTTAGGAAAGCAGCCCAGCatccttatttaaaaaaaatagtagtacaagcaatggttctgtatggaaccaTGACCACGCAAACAACGTGCAcgcctaaatggttcttcaatgcCAAACAAAACTTATTTCTAAAAGCTTTTAAAAGGGTTCTGCTATCtggccactttgacaagggctttatcaaggggtataaagcactgaactgtggagcagtggaactggggtGAGCTGGAATGGCTAAAGtaagtaatcatccaacatcagtacctgacttgAGTGATGCTCGcatggctaaatgcaatcaaatccccctaaaagcaatgttccaacatttagTGTAAAGTCCTAATAGAGGTATAGAGGTTACTGCACCTATGCAGCAGCACTCTCACTCCCAAGCTCGAGGACTTGAGTTCAGCTCAGACTGCTTTCTGAAGAGAGCAGCCAGTCAGATCAGTGCTCACTATTAAAAGCACAGACACAAAAACCTCTCGTTTGAGGCATAAATGGTCATGTAAACGCACAAAAGTGGCTTAAGTGGACCTCAGAGAAACACAGGGTTTGGGTCCTTTAAAAACACCACTGCTTCCTGTTAGAGCTGAGAATCAGTAGCTTCTTTAAATAGTACGCAAATTACAGGACAGTCACACTGAGAGTGAAGGCTTGGACCCTCTGTTTCCTCATTTGGCCACAGGGAGGCGGCAACAGCCAAACCAAAACACCACACCATGCTGCAATCAACACAGCAATCAGGGCCAGACTTTAACAAGACCACAGAAAAGACCAGCTTTCACAAATAAGAATTCATGTTCCTGTAGGTCAGGACTTTCTTTTGGTCTCTCCACAGTTCGGCTCAAACCCCTTAAACTACAAGCGTATTTTAGAGACATCATATTAATACTTATTATACTTATTACTACTAGCTATTCAATAACTACCATGGATtattaactactataaattattcagtaacccaTATAAATGATCCCTTAACCTCTATAAAtcatacagtaaatacaaaaaACTATGCATGAtctactagaaatgattcagttactatgaatttagtatctactacatTCAGCATCTACTTTGAATTTGTAGTACCAATTCTGAATTTAGAacactactgtgaattatttagtaactacttttaattattcagtatcccaTAGCCTGATTCCATAGCCtttataaatgttaaaaatattagACATATCTATTATGAACTATTTAGTGTCTACTACAAGATATTTAGTAACTTTTAAtgtcagtatctactataaatgtaTCTACTGAAACTTCTTCAGTATCTTCTATGAACAATTTAACAATTGAATTATTCAGCAAACCATTAAATtcttatttagtatctacaaaTGACTTCGAATCAACTacgaatgattcagtaactacgaattattcagtttctacttAGTGATTCAGAATTTATTCAGAATTGATCAATTGATCAATATAATAGTTTAGTACCCACTTATAGTATCCAGAATAAATGACTCAGAATCTATTATGAACTACTGAGATATTCAGTATACCTTCAATTATTCAAAAACTACAAGTATGTATATGCATCCACTGCATTATTCAGTGCTAGGAATttctcagtatccactatggattatttgGAATCTACTAACAAATATTCTGCAACTActgaattatttggtatctgctataaatgaatcagtatctaacttaatatattatgaatcaatcaatcattcaCGTGGTTAATTAATATCCagagtaatgttttttttgttttgtttttgtttttttaaaaagggcCATCATGGGAATTCCTATTCTATATGTCTCTTAAATTGTGTTAGCAATCCACCTGTAAATAAATGCCGGATCTCTCATCTATACGAGTGTCCCTAAGCTCTTTTACTGGACAGGTAAAACTCTGCCTTCAAGGAGACCGGTATAGAACAGCCCAAAATTCTCTAGAAGCACAGATTCCTCCAGCTGAGAATGAAGAAACAAACATGTAACTTATACAAGCTTATTTTTAATGGATCTGCAAAACTGTTTGAATTTCCAAAGAGAACTACAACCCTTTCCCCCCAGAACTGAGCATGAGCAGTGCAGCCGCTTTCGCGGCGCACAAAAGTCTCCAAACCAAAAGAAAGATGGCATGCAGGAGCAGGGGGAGGGAGACACAAGGAAAGAGACCGGGAAAGGTGtggcaaaataaaataaaaaaaaaaaagaaacaaacaaaaaatatcataAATGTGACAAAATCATgatcaaagaaaaacaacacacacaaaaatgccATTCTCTTCGGTTCAAACGTCTGTCCTGGCAGGTTGGGGAGTTCCTCAGGGAGTTCATGTGGAGAGGGCGGGCAGGTGGAATAGTTAATGAGGTGATTTTTGGGAGTGTGTGcacacgtgtgtatgtgtgtgcatgtgtgtgtgtgtgtgtgtttgtgtgtgcacgaTAGGTGTTGGGGGTCCATGGTGAATGGGAGTTTAAGCCTTTAGGCTCCACATTAAGGCACCagacaaaagaaagaaacaaaacaaaacaaaaaaaaaaacatgaagaaaaaaaagaaagaaagaacccCAGTTAGACAAACAAAGCTCCGTACACACTAACCATAGAGCTACACACGAAATATCCCAACCACCAACCcagaaactgtacaaaacaaaatgggCTCGAATGTTCATGCCTGTTTGGATTAGTCAGCTAGTTTCACTTTCACACTGATGGGTCAGAGTCTTAAAAAGGTCCAGCGGGTCCTTCCAACCCCCTTTCATTCTGATTTCATATCTTTTTTTcaatctttatttaaaaatgtagtgGTGAAGAGGTTCTTTccctcttttcctttcttcttttaaacctttaaaataaatgacaagaaacatgacatgatttctctttttttatctatacatttctttttttttttgccgtcagaaataaaaatgatattgtCAGCAAGCAGAtgtgagtggaagaacaagagTTGAGTTAGAGAGGGAGAAGGATGGAGgaagtgagatagagagagagagagagagagagagagagagatggtgagacTCAAGAAAGTGAACGAGAAGAGTTAGACACAAAGGAGGAAAATGAGTGAGAGAAATTCTGTATATGTATgaggcgtgtgtgtgcgtgcgtttgtgagtgtctgtgtgagtgagtgagtaagtgtgtgtacgagagagagagagagagagagagagagagagagagagagagagagagagagagagagagagagagagagagagagagactgttcaaCTGCAACACTTGGTCTTCCATCCTGTGACTCCGCCTCCAGTGCTAATGTCGACGTTTTCACTGTTGGGCTCTTTTACAGGTgtctgaaagaaaaagaacacaccacacacacagaattatAGCGATGTTTTTCAGCTTTAACAAAGAGGTATAAATATACAACACTGTGCAAAAATCATAAACCACGTTCACATCACTTTCCTTGGCGTAGTGTGTTTGGCTTGCCCAGCCAGGCAATCAAACCCTAATATTCTACTGGGCAGCCAGTGTTGTTACCCTCTACACTACAACAATGCTTCACCAGGGCTTTTGCTATGACCGCATTTCATTTGGTTCCCCCTGAAAATACCCTGTACCCTTCTGTACCCAAAATGTGCATTATACGTGTTACAGCAAGGAGTCAGGGATTCGGTCCACGTGCACAGATTTCTACAGGACACTCTTTGCGAGTCTCATGACTCACATAAGAGAGTGCACTAGGGAGTGGGAGTCGTTTGGAATTCAGCCTTAATTTGATGTTGATTGAGCATGTGGAATTCTTTTAGGAAAGGCAATGAATCTGTATGGAAGCAGAACGATCAAGGATGAATCTAATGCTAAGGAATCTTTGGTTAAATAATTTTTCTGCCTCACTGAAGaccttgtattattattattattcttagcATTATCATGTGTACTATGATGAGAAACATATCTGCACCTATTACAGCTACTACCGTTTTGCCCTGCCCATTCACACTGCAGTtctcaggagtgtttcagctcagACTGCTTTCACAATGGGGCACAATAATGGCTGACTTGCAGCAAAACGTAAACCAGAACTGTGCAACGCTGTGAAGttacatttgtgtaaaatcctgtgatATTAAAtgaccacctcagtccacaaaTGTATCACTTTTAGTGATGGCTCTTAGCTTATCCAGAAAGGCATGTGAAAAGAGTGTCTTTTAGCtgtggctcaaagcatgaatgCCACTTTTCTCATAATGCCGTTTTAACAATAATATGGAAGAGAAGACTGTCTCCTCATTATTTAGGCCAAGCCTGTTCTTCATACTGAGGAAGACACTTTGGGTAACTGTAGCTTCAGCACTCAGCTTCATGTTTAGCAAAGGATTAACACGACTGTTTTGTCTAAAGGTCTCTGCAGGGGTATTTTCTTCCTTAACTGAAACCGAACACAAATTTCCCATTTTGAAAAGCTGTGAGGTGGCAGATTTTTTGACAGGCAGTGTGTACACATTCCCTCGCTCATACCTTTCTGAGGATGTCTTCTGCTAACGTGAGGAACGCCTTCTCAATGTTGATGTTGGCTTTCGCACTTGTCTCAAAAAAGCGGATTCCGTGTTCTCTGGCAATCTGAACACAAGATCATAAAGACGACCAAAATCAAGCTTAAAGATGAAAATCAtgttcatttctctctctgtgtgtggagGGTGGCATTACAGATTTCAAAACAGCCAACTTGCAGCACATGAGGACATGTTTATGAGCAAGTCgagaaatcacacacacacacacacaaacacacagagacacacttgGAAAGAGATCTGGTATAAAGTGGTCCATATTGCCCAACAGGCAAAGCCTTGAAGTAAACAACTTTCAAATAGCTCCCCAGCACAGTGCCAAGCTTCCCActgtctcaaacacacacacacacacacacacacacacacacacacacaactcaccTGTTCTCCCTTAGCCTTTGGTACGACCCGTTTGTCCTCCATATCACACTTGTTGCCTAGCAGCATTCTCTCCACATCCTCATTGGCATGCTGCAGATCACACACACGAGTATAGCCCATCATAACACTGACATCTTTGCAAACTGTTTCTACATGAAATGCATACAAATAAACCAGATTCCAACAGCCTGACAGTGGAGGAGGACAGCGTTTACATGAGACGTAAAGACTCTTACGATGACTCTTCTAATGCCATAATAGAGCCCTATTTGGTTCCAGAATGAACCATGTAAGACAGATGTGTGAACTtcgaagaacctttacattaagtgaCAGTTCactaaaacctttaaaaggatTTTCTTTCTGAAActgaaggtggttcttctatgccatGCCACCCACTCCAACATGCCTAGTTAAGTGGTTCTTTTCTATGATGAAAGACCTTTTGTAGGCAGTTTGTAACAGATCCCTCTAAAAATGCCTCTTTATAGCACAGACAGGATTCCACTACTGTTGCTATGGTTAGGTACTGAGCCCTATATAAAACTTTTTTGCTTAAAGCGCAGTATATAATTAAAGCTCCCTCTACCACCATGTTCAGTGTCTAGTCACCATTCTCCTGTGTTCACAGCTCATATAGTTACTGTATACTTTACAACAGAATTTACTGTACACTGTTTACATTGTGTACAGTCTGTATTTTTAGCATTTATGGTCTGTTTGCATTGTTGTCTGCCTGATGTTAAACGTAGCTCCTTTCTGAAACAGGCCTAcattttgtttctctctctctctcaacacaTTTTATGatgagaaggaaagaaaagttAACACTGATGCTGAGAAGACTGATGTGGTCATTCTgacacactgtaatacacaacaggaagtgtagggggcgatCTTGATTGTTCCATtgcaacaaaaagaaaaggacaCATAACTGGATAATAATAAAGGATTCATAAAGCTACAGAACACCTAGATAAACtgacaaacatttatagacatTTATGAAGGCTTATTCCAGCAGGTATCAATTGTCAACTGGATTTGggataattatttatttttatttttttaattgtttttttttttttttttttttacaatttacaaattGTTTACACAAAATGAGTAAGTACAATATGAATGACAGCAAAAAATACAGTCCACACAAGCGCACACTGAAAGAACAGTAGCCCTGTGAACCAGCAACCATACAGACCACACAGATCAAACACAGCGTAAATTATAGCTTTCTAAGAGACTTACCTCGTCAATGTTCCGGAGCCACTTGCTGATGTTCTCGAAGCTCTTGGCATTGCTGATGTCGTACACAAGCATGATGCCCATGGCTCCTCTGTAGTAGGAGGTGGTGATGGTGTGGAACCTCTCCTGCCCTGCTGTGTccctaaacaaacaaacaaacaaacaaaaacattagcCTTGGAGCAGCGACATACACAAGCTAAACTactacttttcttttcttcactgtttagACGTAACTCTATaaaatgcatgcatgtgtgaagGCTTTGAGATTGTGGGGTAGAGAGCCGAAGACATTTCTGAAGTACTCCACCCCACTGTGAAATAAAACATCAGTGGAGAAATTGATTCACCTGTTAATAAGGTGATGAACACAGTCCGTACTTACCATATCTGTAGTTTTATCTTCTTTCCTTGCAATTCAACTGTTTTGATCTTAAAATCGATTcctagagagaaagaagagaagctGCAGTTGAGGTTGAGGGACCATGAGCGAAATAATAAGCAGCTCAGAAATTACAACAAACCTGCCAAACACTCAAGCATTTAATTTGGTGCTTATTGGTGCAGTCATTACACACTCTTTAGTTCATTCTGGTTTTAAACgccagctgttctttacacggtgtgaacatttcatgacaAACCAAGCAAATAAATCACTGCAATTACTTTAGATCAAACCTCCAGCAGATTGCTGATGTCCCTGCTGTAACAGATTTACTATGTCTGGCAAATTAAACCAGAGTTGACTCAAGCgagtttgagcaggaaaagcaaaaaTGCAGGAATACAGCTTTCCAGGAGTGGAATTTACGACCCCTTGTTGATATGTAAATAAGTGTAAAGCTGTTCACGTCCTCACACTTCTGTACACTCTAAAGCACAATCATTGTATAGTAGCCTaacatattgcaaaaaaaaaaaataataataaatgaaggcatattaaaaaaaaacattaggctccacttcccatatcagagcactttgtagttctggaATCCCAGACTGTAATCAATATCTTTTCTGCATACTTTTGTCGGTCTCCTTtgaccctgttcttcaatggtcaggaccctacAGGACATGTGACCACTTgtaaaggactagaggatgaccaacacaaactgtgcagcaacagatgagcttctgtctctgactgtaCATCTACacggtggaccaactaggtatggttgtctaatagagtggacagtgagttgacagtatgcagagaaacagatggactacagtctgtaattctAGTTCTCCATAGTATTCCTTTATGGTAAGTGAAGCTTCATGTGTCTACTGGGGCTTGTACGTTTTTACTGGGTCAAGGAGTTTAAAAAGAGTGTGGGGTGGTAATGTTGTGGCAGATCGATAAAAAATTTACACTGCGATGTAAAGAAGGTGCAGCACTTCCTCTCTGCGACTCTACTagttcacatcacacagtgtgtgagcatgtgcagTTTCAGGATAGACTGGTTACAGGATCAGATTCTTTCCTCTAAATGTCTAATCCAGCGTTTTCTGCCTGATACATATCTCCATCCACACACTACCTAAACACACGTGTGCACAATATGAAACACTACAATACCTCCACACTCCCGGCCATGACATTTCATTCCTGAGGACCAAGAAGCTACGTGATCAGACTACAGAAGCGAAAACACAAAATGTGACACTGCAAatgttccacacacacacacttatgaaACCTGAGACCAAACCCAGATCAGCCTCAACCTTCAGACGATTTCAAATGTTCAAACAATCTGCAGCCAAAAGAAACCCTTTAAACTGCAAATTACAACAGGGCAGCACCAGTTACTGATACTAACATCGGACTGATCAGTagaatacattatttattaacaaagcCGCTAATGACACACCCAGCGCTGCTACCAAAGGCTGTTTACTTGCTTGTCGTTTGACTGTCAGAAGTGCAAGCACTAAACTGGAGTGTGTGGCGCAGTTTGCCTCGGCCGAACCCCTGCCGACGGGCAGTATGGAAACTGCCTGGCGGAGCATGTGGCACAGACTGGCACTCGCTGGCATGGGCTTGAAGAGGCCCATCTCAATCTGTCCTAGTGCTGAAGATTTAGCagctcacacacagtggcattaTTTAGAAAGGAAGGGGGGTGTCAGTGAGCAGGAGTGAGATTGCGAAAGccctgaaagaaagaaaggaatgaAAGGAGAGCATTCGCTTGTATAGTAAAGTATCTGCTAAACTCAACAGCACCAGGACAATCAGTCTCAGTCCTTGTCCAGGAACGACTGGGTTTACAGGAGGAATAACTAAAATTATGGTAACAACATTTTGCGCTTATTCAGCTCAGATTATAATGATACCAATccaatttttaattattttatttgcaatAATGCCACACAACCTATTAGCTAACCTAGGCTGCATATTCCGCACTACAGCAAATTCTGCGTTTTTTTTGTACGTGTATGAAACCGGTTACAATTTAATAATGACAAAACTCCAGTGGAATCATTTCCTTTTTTGAACAGACCCAGCACTGATGGGTTTGGCTTTTTCCATTGACTACCCAGGTAAAATAACCATTTAGCTGTAAATACTCTAGGATTTCATAATGCTCCAACACATGCAGACGTGTCTTCATAGAGCGCTGTAGTTTCACAGTATTACACTAAGCTGTGTAGGGGGAGTTAGCATTTGATTCaattcactgaatcaaataggGATATACACATACTTATTGTTTACTTATATTTAGACTTTTGATACACTGTATTTCCCAGCCCAATATGTTCAAAGGTTTGTGTACAACTGGTTCTCTAGTTTTTCTTCAATAAccaccatttaaaaaaataaacaaacaatcaaaaaaaaaatgacttcaGTTACAGTGTCTATTCCTCTGGGAAGGCTTTGCACTACACTTGGGAAGACTGCTCTAAgaagtatttgattgcattaagccacaagagcattagtgatgtcaggTACAGATGCTgggtgattagttctgccactccagctcatcccaaaggtattggatggagctccatcgctCCAGAGAACCCGGTTTATACCCTTTTAGCAGACCTATGGCTCATGTGCAGCTACACCAGcgcattctattctattggccaatGCTTTTTTAATGAAGATTTCACACGCTTTTACAACCTTAAGCTTTTGGATGTATAGTGCACCTTTACATCAGGAATGTACAAGAGTGGGCGATAGACAccccccccctcaaaaaaaatcacatcacacTGCCCTTTTCAGAGTAGATGTGCATACTGCATCCTGatgagattttagccacatgtatTTACACTCCGTGGCCAAATGCATCTCCTGTTTCAGACCGAAATCAAGAGTCCTGAGTTGGGTAAAGAATGCAGAAACTCTTGCTGTGCTACCATTACTACCAGTGTTTTTGGCTGTTCTGGAAGGGGTTGTGGTTGTTGAATGCGTCGAATGCGTCTCAgatcacctcctgaagtggtttgacaGCTCAGCTCTGtaactggtttaaatgagtcttgggtgcgtTCACACTTGCAGTTTTATGTGGCTTGACCTTATTCACATATAATCCTGATGCTCCAAACGGATGAAGTGACTGGGCGTAAACGGGGTCACGGTTGAACGCCACCGGTTTGGTTGTtcaactccagacactgtatggatttcAGTTTTACCCAGCAGCTcgcctgatttactttaataaagGACTGATTAGACTGAATTAAACTACTGAATGTGGACCGGAAGTACTGGTTTTCCTCAGAGAGTGCGCTGGAAACGGTTAAGCTAGCACACTTGCACCCACTCTCACACAGTGACAATACACTGTACTTGTTTACCTGCACTTATGTCGAACATACTGAACTCTGACAGGCCAGATAACCGTTTTACGGGTCAGTTTCTCTAACACGC
Coding sequences within it:
- the rab10 gene encoding ras-related protein Rab-10, with translation MAKKTYDLLFKLLLIGDSGVGKTCVLFRFSDDAFNTTFISTIGIDFKIKTVELQGKKIKLQIWDTAGQERFHTITTSYYRGAMGIMLVYDISNAKSFENISKWLRNIDEHANEDVERMLLGNKCDMEDKRVVPKAKGEQIAREHGIRFFETSAKANINIEKAFLTLAEDILRKTPVKEPNSENVDISTGGGVTGWKTKCCS